Proteins from a single region of Coraliomargarita parva:
- a CDS encoding DUF456 domain-containing protein produces MTWIEYTALGVSLLIFLIGLASAVLPIVPGNAVVWMGVVVHKLWMGEASVSWKIVILTGLVTLFSLLVDLLLGYWGARKFGASWKGALGALIGAAVALFIPPPLLWLIIGPIIGAVVGELAAGRNWRAGSKAGFGTILGSVLAFGVKFGLSLFVIGLFLLDLVV; encoded by the coding sequence ATGACTTGGATCGAATACACCGCACTGGGCGTCAGCCTGCTGATCTTCCTCATTGGCCTGGCCAGTGCGGTCCTGCCCATCGTGCCCGGCAACGCAGTCGTCTGGATGGGTGTCGTCGTGCACAAGCTATGGATGGGTGAAGCCTCGGTCAGCTGGAAAATCGTCATCCTGACCGGACTGGTCACCCTGTTCAGTCTACTCGTCGACCTGCTGCTGGGCTACTGGGGGGCCCGTAAATTCGGGGCCAGCTGGAAAGGGGCACTCGGCGCCCTGATCGGGGCGGCCGTCGCCTTATTCATCCCTCCGCCGCTCCTCTGGCTGATCATCGGCCCCATCATCGGAGCGGTCGTCGGCGAACTGGCAGCCGGCCGCAACTGGCGGGCCGGAAGCAAGGCCGGCTTCGGCACCATCCTCGGGAGCGTGCTTGCCTTCGGGGTCAAATTCGGGCTCAGCCTTTTCGTGATCGGCCTATTCCTGCTCGATTTGGTGGTCTGA
- a CDS encoding RES family NAD+ phosphorylase, with protein MPAARANHAFDGEGAQRFGGRWNSLGLPAVYLAESRALAALETLVHLNDLAQRISFVRFKVEIPEKLLASPELSQLRPFLKSASILPQTRAFGDTWLRAGAQPALRIASAIIPEEFNYLLNPLHPDFDRVRIGKAEPFAFDPRLLDDRYPK; from the coding sequence GTGCCCGCCGCCCGAGCAAACCACGCCTTTGATGGCGAGGGCGCCCAACGCTTCGGCGGGCGCTGGAATTCATTGGGCTTGCCCGCCGTTTATCTAGCCGAAAGCCGCGCACTGGCCGCACTGGAGACACTGGTGCATTTGAACGATTTGGCACAACGAATCTCGTTCGTCCGCTTTAAGGTAGAAATACCCGAAAAACTCTTGGCTTCGCCCGAGCTCTCACAACTCCGCCCTTTCTTAAAGTCCGCATCGATCCTACCACAAACCAGGGCTTTCGGCGATACCTGGCTGCGTGCAGGCGCTCAACCCGCTCTCCGGATCGCCAGCGCAATCATCCCCGAGGAATTCAATTATCTACTCAACCCGCTTCATCCCGACTTCGACCGAGTACGGATCGGCAAAGCGGAACCTTTTGCCTTCGATCCGCGTCTGCTTGATGACAGATATCCGAAATGA
- the parS gene encoding type II RES/Xre toxin-antitoxin system antitoxin, producing the protein MHTRWAFNYAQVKHNQPDKTPRAEEPAAIYGLADPKGERPLGIGETVESIRHGLPMVEFEGLDKLLGIGAEPLAKHLGISRSTLVRRRKSGRLDMQESDRLLRYARLFARASSVLGGEAEARDWLQAPARALDYETPLHFAETEAGAREVENVLGRIEYGVFS; encoded by the coding sequence ATGCATACCAGATGGGCATTTAATTATGCTCAAGTGAAGCACAATCAGCCAGACAAGACCCCCCGAGCCGAAGAGCCCGCAGCGATCTACGGCTTGGCGGATCCGAAGGGTGAACGCCCGCTGGGAATCGGCGAGACCGTCGAAAGCATCCGCCATGGTCTGCCGATGGTCGAATTCGAAGGACTTGATAAATTGCTCGGGATCGGCGCGGAACCACTGGCGAAACATCTCGGCATCTCGCGCAGCACACTGGTTCGCCGCCGTAAAAGCGGGCGACTCGACATGCAGGAATCCGATCGCCTTCTGCGTTATGCGCGCCTCTTTGCCAGGGCTTCAAGCGTGCTGGGCGGCGAAGCGGAGGCCCGCGACTGGTTACAGGCACCGGCTCGCGCACTCGATTACGAAACACCGCTTCACTTTGCCGAAACCGAAGCAGGCGCCCGCGAAGTCGAAAATGTCCTCGGCCGGATCGAATACGGGGTCTTCAGCTAA
- the lysS gene encoding lysine--tRNA ligase has product MTDQNANQDNTHDLYAVRLQKLENLCKEGRNPFQANCAQTHTSAEAVKLYKEDVADEEQPRVAVAGRIVTFRVMGKASFIKLQDRNGQIQCYVTRDELPEGEYNTYFKKLDLGDIIGVEGRLFKTKTGEITVRAESYTLVTKSLRPLPEKWAGLTDDDKIYRQRYLDLIVNKESNKRFKQRADIIKEMRKYLWERDFQEVETPVLQGVAGGAAARPFVTHFNALDCTFYMRIALELYLKRMLVGGEDRVFEIGRVFRNEGLSRRHNPEFTMLELYQAYSDFRGMMELTQGLIQHVAEKVIGSLEIQRPDGQVINLGGEWREAKYKDLIIEATGDPEWFSYDRETKLEKARDLNIEVDGELEDYEITNNVFEKIIEPTLIQPTFVTHIPKELCPLAKITKDDETTIDVFELCINGQEIAPAYSEQNDPIIQRKMFEEQVGEEQQDMDTDFLTALEHGMPPAGGMGLGIDRLVILLTGAESIRDTILFPSLKPIID; this is encoded by the coding sequence ATGACAGACCAGAACGCCAATCAGGACAATACGCATGATCTTTATGCGGTCCGGCTCCAGAAGCTAGAGAACCTTTGCAAGGAAGGGCGCAACCCGTTCCAGGCAAATTGCGCGCAGACGCATACCTCGGCCGAGGCTGTTAAATTGTACAAGGAAGATGTTGCCGACGAGGAGCAGCCCCGCGTTGCTGTGGCCGGTCGTATCGTGACCTTTCGTGTCATGGGCAAGGCCAGCTTCATTAAGCTGCAGGACCGCAACGGACAGATCCAGTGCTACGTGACCCGTGACGAGCTGCCTGAGGGCGAGTACAATACCTATTTCAAGAAGCTGGACCTCGGAGACATCATCGGCGTCGAAGGCCGTCTCTTTAAGACCAAGACCGGCGAGATCACCGTCCGCGCCGAGAGCTACACCCTTGTCACCAAGTCGCTGCGTCCGCTGCCCGAGAAGTGGGCCGGCTTGACCGACGACGACAAGATCTACCGCCAGCGCTATCTCGACCTGATTGTCAACAAGGAGTCCAACAAGCGCTTCAAGCAACGTGCCGACATCATCAAGGAGATGCGCAAGTATCTTTGGGAGCGTGATTTCCAGGAAGTGGAAACCCCGGTCCTGCAAGGCGTGGCCGGCGGTGCGGCGGCGCGTCCCTTCGTGACCCATTTTAATGCGTTGGATTGCACCTTCTACATGCGTATCGCTCTGGAGCTGTATCTGAAGCGGATGCTGGTTGGTGGTGAGGACCGTGTGTTTGAAATCGGTCGCGTTTTCCGGAACGAAGGCCTATCCCGCCGTCATAATCCCGAGTTTACCATGCTTGAGCTCTATCAAGCCTACTCTGACTTCCGGGGCATGATGGAACTGACCCAGGGGCTGATCCAGCATGTGGCTGAAAAGGTCATCGGTTCGCTGGAAATCCAGCGTCCGGACGGCCAGGTTATCAACCTGGGCGGCGAGTGGCGCGAGGCGAAGTACAAGGATTTGATCATTGAAGCCACCGGCGATCCTGAATGGTTCAGCTATGACCGTGAGACGAAGCTGGAGAAGGCACGTGACCTCAATATCGAGGTCGACGGGGAGTTGGAAGACTACGAGATCACCAACAATGTCTTCGAGAAGATTATCGAGCCGACCCTGATTCAGCCGACTTTCGTGACGCATATTCCGAAGGAACTTTGCCCACTGGCAAAGATCACGAAGGATGACGAAACCACGATCGACGTGTTCGAGCTTTGCATCAACGGACAGGAAATCGCGCCGGCTTACTCGGAGCAGAACGACCCGATCATCCAACGCAAGATGTTCGAGGAACAGGTCGGTGAAGAACAGCAGGATATGGACACCGATTTCCTCACCGCACTGGAGCACGGCATGCCACCGGCCGGTGGCATGGGGCTTGGAATCGACCGTCTGGTCATTCTCTTGACCGGAGCCGAAAGTATCCGCGATACGATCCTCTTCCCGAGCCTCAAGCCGATCATCGACTAA
- a CDS encoding NUDIX hydrolase has protein sequence MQPIQSFQHCPKCGTQGLQRNPPSHIACDHCGHQYFINAASAVGAFILDSAGNLLLVRRAKDPEKGKLGLPGGFIDMEETAEDAILREVKEELNLELAGELEYIGSYPNRYDYAGITYPVLDFFFLAQVEDFRPLKLQESEIAGYEYMDPITLDLDEIAFPSMRAAIRKYRASRGR, from the coding sequence ATGCAACCCATTCAAAGTTTTCAACACTGCCCGAAGTGCGGCACCCAGGGGCTCCAACGCAACCCGCCAAGCCATATCGCCTGCGACCACTGCGGGCATCAGTATTTCATCAACGCCGCTTCCGCCGTCGGTGCATTCATTCTGGACTCTGCGGGGAATCTCCTCCTCGTCCGTCGCGCCAAGGATCCGGAGAAGGGCAAGCTCGGGCTTCCCGGCGGCTTCATCGACATGGAGGAAACCGCGGAAGACGCCATTCTCCGTGAAGTCAAAGAAGAGCTCAATCTGGAGTTGGCCGGCGAGCTGGAGTACATCGGATCCTACCCGAACCGTTATGATTACGCGGGCATCACCTACCCCGTACTGGACTTCTTTTTCCTCGCCCAGGTCGAAGACTTCAGACCACTGAAGCTACAGGAAAGCGAAATCGCGGGCTATGAGTACATGGATCCGATAACGCTCGATCTCGACGAGATCGCCTTTCCGTCCATGCGGGCCGCCATCCGTAAATACCGGGCAAGTCGGGGCCGATAG